The following proteins are encoded in a genomic region of Gossypium hirsutum isolate 1008001.06 chromosome D05, Gossypium_hirsutum_v2.1, whole genome shotgun sequence:
- the LOC107902693 gene encoding stigma-specific STIG1-like protein 3, with protein MALVAITLSAITSEKSDHPLGNSQMAASFRGAGGFPSQGFRPYLTCDKQPEICSMKGLFCCNRRCVDLKTEQFNCGRCRKTCNYSSICCEGKCVSPLFDENHCGGCNNSCGKGSSCVYGMCNYA; from the coding sequence ATGGCCTTAGTGGCCATTACTCTCTCCGCCATCACTAGCGAAAAATCTGATCATCCTCTGGGAAATAGCCAAATGGCAGCCTCGTTTAGAGGAGCAGGTGGGTTTCCTAGCCAGGGATTTCGTCCTTACTTGACATGCGACAAACAGCCTGAAATTTGCAGCATGAAAGGCCTATTTTGCTGCAACAGAAGATGCGTAGACCTCAAGACAGAACAATTCAACTGTGGGAGGTGTCGCAAGACATGTAACTATTCCAGCATTTGCTGTGAAGGGAAGTGTGTGAGCCCATTATTCGACGAGAACCACTGCGGAGGATGCAACAATAGCTGTGGTAAAGGAAGCTCATGTGTATATGGAATGTGCAATTATGCATAA
- the LOC107903202 gene encoding stigma-specific STIG1-like protein 1 has protein sequence MKALHIFILFALLMALAIPNLSATPSGDEPLFVENDGDGDRSQAEPTSVGIMSRILAQKPRGMMTCNKYPRVCRAAGSPGPDCCKRKCVNVMWDRFNCGKCGKKCKYSEICCKGKCVNPMSNRLHCGDCYNRCTKGSKCLYGMCSYA, from the coding sequence ATGAAAGCTCTCCACATCTTCATTTTGTTTGCCTTGTTAATGGCCTTGGCCATCCCCAATCTCTCCGCCACACCATCTGGCGATGAACCGTTGTTTGTCGAGAATGATGGTGACGGAGATCGTAGCCAAGCTGAACCCACTTCTGTTGGGATTATGAGCCGGATTCTTGCTCAAAAACCTCGGGGCATGATGACGTGTAACAAATACCCGAGAGTGTGTCGTGCGGCGGGCAGCCCTGGGCCTGATTGCTGCAAGAGAAAATGTGTGAATGTGATGTGGGACAGGTTCAACTGCGGGAAGTGTGGTAAGAAGTGTAAGTACTCGGAGATTTGCTGCAAAGGGAAGTGTGTGAATCCAATGTCCAACAGACTGCATTGTGGGGATTGCTACAATAGATGCACGAAAGGAAGTAAATGTCTGTATGGGATGTGCAGCTATGCGTAG